From the genome of Candidatus Methylacidiphilales bacterium:
CGCGCAAACGGTCGCGGTTAAACGGCTTGGCTATGACGGCGGTAAACCCGAACGGCTGGGGGTCCATCATGGCCGGTTGGTCGGTATAACCGCTGGATGCAATGGCGAGCACTTCAGGATCAATCTGGCGCAGACTGTGAATGACCTCCGCCCCTCCCATGCCGTTAGGCACCATCAGATCCAGAATCACAGCATTGAATTTTTGCCCCATCGCGATTGCCTCTTCATAAATGCGGATGGCTTCTCCTCCGTCCTTCGCCGTCATCACTTGATACCCCAATTGCTTGAGCATCGTGCCAATAAAATTGCGCACAAGCTCTTCGTCGTCCATCAGCAGGATGCGCTTTTCCCTGCCGGCGGCTTGCGGCGCGGCAACAGTCTCCCTTGCCTGCACAGGCCCGTGCACAGGTATGTATATTTTAACCACGGTGCCGACGCGGGGTTTGGAGTCGATCAAAATGGTCCCTTTGTGCCGTGAGATGATCGACAAAGCGGTGGTCAGGCCCATGCCCTGGGCTTTTTCCTTTGTTGTAAAATAAGGTTCGAACGCCCGTGCGAGATGCTCCTGCTCAATCCCTTTGCCCTGGTCTCGAATCTCGATGTTGACGTATGCTCCCGGGGCCAGTTGTGGCGGGCGGTTTACCGAGTTGAGCGAAAAGGTGGCAACATCGGCCGTGATCCGAATGACCGAGCGGCTGGTGATGGATTCAACCGAATTCGTGAGGATATTTTTCAGCGCCTGGATAAAGCCCTGCTGTTCGACCAAAATACTGGGTATTCCGGGAGCAATGAAAAGATCGCAGCGGGCCAGCGTGTTGGCAAGCACGGCCTCCGAAATACCGCGAAGCAACGGCCCCACCATCAATTCCTTCTTTTCCACTTCATCCGTTTCGCCTCCCAACCCCATCAGGCGGTTCACCACCTGCTGGGCTTGCATGGCCGCAGTTTCCGCCTGCTCGAGGTCCGCTGCAAAATCACGCCCTTTCTGGGCTGAGTTCTTGCGCGCCTTGCGAATGTGCTCCACCACATTTTTCAGGATGCTGTCGAATTCATGCCCGACTCCCGTTGCCAGGTTTGAAACAGCCTCGATCTTTTTGGCTTTGATCAACTCCTCTTCCATTTTTTTCCGCATGGTAATGTCGCGCGATACCAGAACCAGGCACTCGACATCCCCTTTTTCATTCGCCACCACACGCGCCACCGATTCCAGCAGAACCCAGTCTCCCTTTGCATGGCGGATGCGGTACTCGATTTTCCGTCCCATCCCTGTGCGGATGGATTCCTCAAAAACCGATTGCACCATCGCCATGTCGTCCGGATGCACCTCGGCCAGGGAATAACTGCCCTCCATCGCTTCGGGATCGTAGCCCAGTGTTTTTTGATAGGCGGAATTGTTCCAGAGCCGCAGTCCGGTCGGGCTCACCACCGCGATCAGATCCGCAATATTGTCGGTGACCAGCTTGAAGAGGGTTTCGACCTTTTTGATTTCAAGCCGCTCGTCATGGAGTTGCTTGAGTTCGCGCAGAAGATGCGCAAGCTCTTCTTTGGACACAAAACCCGAATCCTCGGCTTCACCCATAAAATCATTAGACCTGTTACGGCCTGTTTGGGCCGTACTAGCGGTCTATGCTGAAGCTTAAATTATGCCAATTCCAATTTTCAGCGAAATGGCCCTAAAGCATGCTCTTTCAGGTAATTCAGGAGCGTCTGCGTAATTAATTCACCGGTTTCCCGGCACTCATCCTTTAATGAAATATCGGCCGGTGGCGCAGTATCCGCCGCCGTATCCTCGGCGATCTTGCGCCTGCCGGTCACCCGGAATGTCATAAACGGTTGGACCTGCGATTTTCCCAAATCATACACAAAAACCGTGCACTCAATCCTGTTTTGCCTGGCGCTGTCAGGATTCAACAAAATCGATTGCGCATCCGCCATGGATAACAACCGGATACGACCACTCACCAGCCAGCCGTCCGCGGCAAATGGCTGGGTTTTGTCCTGGCGCTGCACATCAAACCCTTCCTGTGCCAGACGCTCCTTAAGACGATCACCCAATTCATGCACCACACCCGACTCAAAATCAGCAGCGGCAGCCTGCTCCATATCCATGGTCAAAACCACACCATCCGTTTCAAAATCCCGGATAAAGATCGAAGTGGGCCTTTTCTCGGGTACCGGCAAATTTTGAAGTTCCATGTCATGGGTGGAAACCGTACCGCAGCCCGAAATAAGGAGCCCGGAGCCTGCCAATAGGCTGAAAGCGACAAGGTAAGCCGATATTGTTTTCATGTCAAAAGCCCTGGGTGAACGTGGACACATGGAAAATCCAGCCAGAGCGGCACTTTGGCAAGCAGAAAGAAAAATCAAATCTTTGAAAATACGGCCAAAGCAGGCAGAATATCACTTATGTCAGGCGCAAAACTGGCCAAGCCACAATGCCGGGACACCCCTTTTCACAGCTAAACAACCGTAAAGCAACCCCATCATGATTCGACTCATCCTGGCCTTGCTCAACCTTCTGGGATTCCCCGGCATTGGAACCCTGCTGGCCGGACATAAACGCACCGGACTCATCCAACTGGCCCTCGCTTTCATCGGAGGCGCCCTCACCCTGCTTCCGATTCTTCCAATAATCCATACTGTTTCACCCTATCTTTCCGACAGCAACCAATTGACGGAAAAACTCGAAAGCGGTGAATTGGTTTCCCTGCCTACCCTTGTGATAACACTGCTCCTCAGCCTCATCGGCGTGTTGATTTTCTCCTGCACCTGGCTCTGGTCCTCCGTGACAACAGCCCCGCGCAAAAAGACCCCACCCCCGCTGCCCGGTTCCACTACACCTTAGAAGCCGCTTGACGAATTATCTATGGGATCACAGTCAGATTACCACAACCCAAGTGTACACCCGCGTTGTGCCGGTCGATCTAAAAGTGCCTCTGGAGTCAGCCCTCGACTCCTGACAGATTTTATCCTGGCTTAGCTTTTGAATCGGGAGAGGTTGCTTCGGGGCGTTTCCCAACATCAGATGAACATGGTTCAACATCAGCAAGAGGCATGCATCGAAAGATTCAAATCACTGACAAATTCCCCGCCTTCGCATTGCGGACGGCGGAAACCAAAATTCCAGTGTCAAAAGTCGCCAACTTTCCGCCGTGCTTCACCGCCAGCGCGAGCAGATAAAGATCGGTCAGATGGCGCGAGCTGTGAATCCGCTCCGCTGAAAAAATGGCATCGTCGCGAATCGAAAGGTCGTCCGGCCAGAATTCATGGTTGGTCTGGCCGGCGAATTTTTGCAGCCTTGAAATCAAATCACCCGGCATGAAATGCGCGTTCCGGCTGTAACTCCGGTTTGACATGATGCGGACAACGCCGCTTTCAGTAAGCGGGCAGCTCGCCCAACCGCGCTTCGCATGGGCCGCCCACCAGGCATGCGCCCGATCATGAAAAGCGTGGTCGGGGTCAAGCAATGCAATGACGACATTGATATCCAGCAAAGTTCGCATGATTTAGATGCCTTCTTCGTCGCGCAGTTTTTGAACATGCTCAAGCGTGACGACTTCACCGCGCGAAGGCAGTACCGGCACGCCGCCGCGCAAAGTCGGACGATTTTTTTTCTGCGCTGCAGGCGCAGTCAAACCCCGGCGCGCAAGGTTGGAAATGACCTCCCCGGCGGTACAGCCTTCGGATTGGGCCAGTTCCTTGGCCGCCTGCAACACGTCATCTTCAATGTTCAACGTCGTTCTCATGCATCTGATGTTATTGCATCAAGGCATCAACGTCAAATTTCTTCGTCCCGGAAATCGGGCGCGGCGACCGTCTCCCCCTGCCCAAGTGCGGACACGGAAATAAACCGGGTTGAGATTCAAGTCCCTTGCAGTCAGCCGCTGAATTTGCTTTTGTCTTCCGGCGTCTGCTTTTAACTTCAATCCCTTATGGCCAATGACACCGCAATCAAACCCACGCGCTCTGAAGATTTTCCCGAATGGTACCAGCAGGCCGTCGCCGCCGCCGATCTGGCTGAAAATTCAGATGTCCGCGGCTGCATGATCATCAAACCCTGGGGCTACGGTCTCTGGGAACAAATCCAGCGCCCGCTCGACCGGATGTTCAAGGAAACCGGGCATGACAACGCCTATTTTCCTCTCTTTATCCCGCTCAGCTACCTGCAAAAAGAAGCCGACCACGTCGCCGGGTTCGCAAAAGAATGCGCCGTTGTCACCCACCACCGCCTGGAAACCGATGCTTCCGGTCGCCTGGTACCCAAGGGTGAGTTGACCGAACCGCTCATCGTCCGCCCCACCTCGGAAACCATCATCGGCGCCTCGTTCGCACGCTGGGTGCAGTCCTACCGCGATCTGCCTCTGCTGCTGAACCAATGGGCCAACGTGGTCCGCTGGGAAATGCGGCCCCGGCTCTTTTTGCGCACCACCGAATTCCTCTGGCAGGAAGGCCACACCGCGCACGAAACGGCGGATGAAGCCCGCGAAGAAACGGAAAAAATGCTGGGTGTCTATGAAACCTTCGCCAAGGAATACCTCGCGCTGCCCGTGTTGACCGGTGAAAAAAGCGAAAGTGAACGCTTCCCCGGCGCGAACCGGACGCTTTGCATCGAGGCCATGGTTCAGGACCGCAAGGCCGTCCAGGCCGGCACCTCGCATGACCTCGGCCAGAATTTCGCCAAGGCCGCCAACATCCAGTTTTTGTCGCGCGATAACAAGCAGGAATTCGCCCACACCACAAGCTGGGGCGTCAGTACGCGCCTGATCGGCACGCTCGTCATGGCCCACGGGGATGACAACGGCATCATTCTTCCTCCTCGCGTCGCGCCGTCCCAAATCGTCATCCTGCCTGTCATTCCAAAAGAACCTCAACGGGCCGATATCCTCTCGGCCTGCGAGCAGCTCGCGGCGGAACTCCGCGCCCAAAACTGGCATGGCGAACCCTTGCGCGTCAAAGTGGATGCCCGCGAAAAAACAGGCGGCACAAAAAGCTGGGACTGGATCAAAAAAGGAGTGCCCCTGCGCGTCGAGATCGGGCCTCGCGACCTGGCGTCGGGCAGCGTTTTTGTCGGACGCCGCGACCGCGAAGCCAGGGACAAGCAGTCGCTGCCGCGCAACGAATTCGTCGCCAAAGCCGCCGCACTATTGCAGGAAATCCAGCAGGGACTGTATGACCGTGCGCTGGCATTCCGCAATGAGAACACACGCAGGATCGACTCGAAAGAGGAGTTCTACGCCTACTTCACGCCGAAAAATCCCGAAAAACCGGAGATCCACGGCGGCTTTGCCCTCGCCCACTGGTGCGGGTCACTGGAAGTCGAGGAACAATTGAAAAACGACCTGAAAGTCACCATCCGCTGCCTGCCCTTTGACGAAAAAGAGCCCGGCGCCTGCATCTTCACAGGCAAGCCCAGCAAACAGCGCGCCGTCTTCGGCAAATCGTATTGACCCAGCCACCTGGGAAATGGCACATGGATATCCATGTGAATAAAGGAATCGCAGCTAGGGCTCCTCGTCTTCGAGAAGTCCGGGCTCGTTGATGTCTTTAAATGCACGCGTGTCGGAGGCTGCTGACAATTGTTTTTCAACCTCCGCATGATAGAGCTTGCGCAGAGTCTCGGTATCCGGGCCTATCCTCAGATTGCGCCCCCGCCACAGGATCACCGGCATGATGCCAATCCGGCTGTTGGTGACGAAGATTTCATCGGCGGCCTCCAACTCCTCCACCGCCCAGCGCCCCTGCTCCAATTCCCCCCTCCAGTTTTCCATCACCCAGTGCCGGACAACCCCCGCCCGGCAGCCGCAACTGTGATCGGGCGTGAACAGCGTTCCCTCCTGGAGCCAGAACACATTCGCCATCGAGGCCGACGCAATTTCCTCCCGTTCGTTCAGCAGGATCGTTTCATCATAACGTGTCTCATGCCTGGCTTGGTAGTGGAGCAAATAACTCAGTGTTTTCAAGCGCGAATCCCAGGCCTCGGACGAAACCCGCAGGCGCGAAAGATCCAGCGTGTAATTTGCCGGCACATGGTCGATCCCTTCCTCAAACATCGTGTTCAACCCGGAGGAGGTCAAAAACCAGCGCCAGATCCCATCCCCTTCCGGAACCGCCCCGTGATTATCGGCGCCATCAATCGGCAACCCGATAGATTTCGCGCCTGTGATGAGATTCCTAAGGTGGGATTCATAAAAGAGCGCCACGCCTTTGCGCACCACAACGGTTTCAAAAACACCCAGGCCATAGCGGAATCCCGAGTCTGATAGCTCCACTCTGGGTTTTTCACTCATGGCAAGGCGCCCGTTTTTCGCGCGGGAATCGGCCGCCGGGCCTGATAAATCGAAAAAGCCTGGCATAACGCCCGCGCCTTATGCTCCGTCTCTTCAAATTCCAGGACCGGGTCCGAATCGGCGGTAATGCCGCTCCCGGCAAAGAAGGAAAGCTTTCCGCGGTGGTATTCCGCCGTACGGATCGCGATGTTAAACTGGGCGCTGCCGTCAAACCCAAAGTACCCGATGGCCCCCGTATAAAACCCGCGCCGGAACGGCTCGAGCTGCGCGATGATTTCACGGGCCCGTTTCTTTGGGGCGCCCGTGATCGAGCCGCCGGGAAAACAGGCCCTGACAGCCTGCACAGGCGAGACATCCCCGCGCAACTGCCCCTCAACAGTCGAAATCAAATGAAACACATGCGAAAAAGCCTCGCAATGCAGCAGGCTCGGCGCCGTCACGCTGCCATACTCGCATATCGCGCCCAGATCGTTCCTCTCAAGGTCCGTAATCATGATAAGCTCGGCGATTTCCTTCGGGGAAGTGGCCAGCTCGAACGCATTCTGCCGGTCGCGCAGGCTGTCCCGGTCGCGGGGCCGCGTGCCTTTGATCGGCTGCGTGCGGATACGCCCGCCTTGCAGGCTGATGAACAGTTCCGGCGAAGCCGAGCATAAAATCCTATCCTGACATTCGAGATAAGCCGAAAGCGGCGCGCCCGTCGCCTGCCAGAGGGCCTGGAAAAAACGGCGTGCGTCAAAATCCGGCACCGCACGGCAAAAGCGGCGCGCGAGATTCGCCTGATAAATGTCCCCGCTTCGAATGTGTTCCTGCGCCGCCTCGATCATCCGGCAGTATTCTTCCAAACCCGGTTCCCCGGCCCAGTCCTCGTCCAGGGCCGCCTGGGAACGTTCGACCTCTTCCGGGAACAACGGGTCCTGCGAAACCGGTTCCAGCTCCGGATAAAACGCAAAATCAAAATCGCCATCGTAGGAAAAATAGCCCACGGCCGCCCCCGGCGGATGCAGGCAGTCCGGACCGGATTTTGTCCGTTCTTTCAAGGCTTCATCCAGCCGACCCCAGTCGTCCCAGGAACCGGACAGGCGAAAATCCGGGCGCCCGAACAAATAAACCGTGTCGGTCAGGTCCGCCCGCAACAATGCCGCGCTGCATTCGCCGAAGTTCATAGGTCCTGGAGCGGTTTTGCCGCTTCCTTCAGCAGCGTGTCATTGACTTCCGGCCCCACAACGGCGAGCGCCATCCGGCCCGGTCGGAACAAATCGCGCGCCACGGCCTGCACCTCACTGGGAGTCACTTCTTCAATGGCGCGGATCACGTCGGCGGGCTGCAGCATAACGTTGAGCCCAACCAGCGATTCCCCCATCCACATCATGCGGCTAGTCGTGCTCTCCAAATGCAGTTTCATCTGGCCGATGATGTAATCCTTCGCCCGGCGCAACTCGACCTCGTCCGGCTTTTTCCGGGTGATGCGCTCCAGTTCCACGGCCACCAATTTCATGGCCTTGACAAGCTTGGGTGTATCGACTCCCGCCTGCACATAAAACGCGCCGGTTTCATGAAAATGCGCCGTAGCAGAATTGATCGAGTACGCCAACCCGTGCTTTTCGCGCACCATCTGAAAAAGCCGCGAGCTCATGTTTTCGCCCAGCATGACGCTCAGGAGCTTGAGGGCGTAGCGGCGTTTGTCGCCTTTGGGATAGGCAAGCACGCCGAGAGAAAGGCTGCATTGTTGAACGGGACGGGGCACGGAAACCAATGCCACGCGGCTGCGGGACGGGGCCTTGAAAACAGGCGCGGAAAATTTCGAGCCGGTGCGGCTGACATTCACATAGCGCTTGGTCAGGGAGTGTATCCGTTCGCGCGTGACCCCGCCTGCCACCGAAACCACCAGGGTCTCCGGACTGTAATGGCTGCGCCAAAAATTCATCAGGTCTCCGCGCTTCATGGCCGACACCGACCCCGGGCTCCCGGTGATCGGCCGCCCCAATCCGTGCCCAGACCAAAGAGCCTGGTTGAGTTGCTCCATCACAAGCGATGAAGGCTGGTCTTCGTACATGCGGATTTCTTCGAGGATGACCCCCCGTTCGCGTTCCAATTCCTCCTTGGGAAAATTGGATTTCCAAAGCATGTCAAAAAGGACATCCAGCACCAGCTCCAGATGGTCGGCATCCAGACGGGCGTAATAGCAGGTCATTTCCTCTGCTGTGAAGGCGTTCAAGTCGCCGCCCTTGCTCTCGATTTCCTGGGAAATCTGAAGGGCGTTGCGGCGGGCGGTACCCTTGAACAGCATGTGTTCCAGAAAATGCGCGCCGCCGTGGAGGCCGGGGGTTTCATAGCGCGCGCCGGTCCGGAACCAGAGTCCGACCGAAACACTGTCCACCTGCGGCATGTGGCAAAATGCAAAATCCGAACGCCCAACCGCCTCGCGGTCATAAGAAACCATAACAGAACAGCTTACGCTTCCCTGTCAACCTGTCAAACAGGCTTCTCACGGGATTTCCGACGCCGCTTTGGGAATGCACGCCCGGATAAAAATAAAGCATTTGAGCCGTATCTGTTCCATTGCAAAGCCGGAAAATTAACCTTACGGTTTTTGCGGATGAAACCAGCTCCGCCGCCTGCCAGCTTCCATTTCTTTTATCGACAGCCCGCAGATGGAGCCTTCTGTAACATGTTAAAATCTTAATAATGGAACGATGAAAAAATGACTGAGAAACTACGTTACGGAACTTGGGGCTCTGACGAAGCCGGACTGCCTTGTTTTAACCTCACTGCTGGCGACAATGACGCGCGCGAAGCGCCCTTCCGGCATCTGATCGGCACGGGTCGGCTCCTGGCAATGGCGGATCGCTGGGGGCGGGCACATCTGTTCACGACCGAAGGCGGCTTTCTCTGGCTCAACAAACCCGGCGATGCGCCGGTCAATGGTTCGTTGTATTTAAAGATGGAGTCGGACGGGAAGGCGCTTCCCCTGCTACACGGCGCGTTAACGCAGAAAAACGGAATACGGATCGGGGTCGGACATATTGAATACTCCGGTGAAGTACAATCCGAAGGAGTCCATCTGCGGGTTGTGCAACAATTTTATGCAAGACCGGACCGGGGACGTGTTCTTTTTGCCCGTTTCTCGCTCACCAATCTTGGAAATACACCTCTCCAGACCCGTCTAAAAATCTGCAGCGATGTCACCTGCGCGCAGGCCGGATTGCACCCGATTCTGCAACCCGGATTGGCCGGGTTCAGCAAAGCCCATGAACAGCTTGGTGATGTTTTTTTGGCTGCCGCTCCGGAATGGCAGCCTTCTGCCGAACAGCAAACGCTGGCCCTGGGCCATGATGCAGTCCTTGCACCCGGTAAAACATGGACTGCGGACGTTGCCACGGGTTATGGCAGCGCCGGAGCGGTTCAAATTCCTCCGCTGGATGAAGTCAGGAAACAATGGAGCAGCAAACTGGAGCCTTTTCGCGTCGATGCGCCCGAGGAATGGATGCGGCAGGAATGTTTGTGGAATGCCGGACAGTTGCTTTCCTTCACCTGCTACGATGGCTCGGTGGACGAATATTTCATCGCACTCGGCGGCTATGGTTGGGGCGAATTCGGAGTCAGGGAAGTCGCAGAAACCAGCATGGTGCTGGCGGACTGCGACTGGGAGTTGGCGGCCTGTTCGCTTCGCTTCGTCGCCAAAACACAACTGGCCAGCGGCGACATCCCCAAAATGCACTCGATGCGCCGCGACCGCAAGGTGCGCGAGTTCGAAAGTGACAACGAACTTTGGTTCGTGATCGGCTGCTGTGAAAGCATTGCGAGCGCCGGAAAAACACAGTTTTGGGATGAACCGTGCAGCTTTTGGGACCAGGGCGAAGGCAGCATCTGGGAACACGCCAGGCGCGCCTTTTATTGGGTGCGCGACGGCATCGGCCTCGGCAGCCACGGGTTGATCCTTATGCGGCAGGGCGACTGGAATGATTACCTCTCGCTGGTGGGAGCCGGAGGCCGGGGCGAGTCCGTGATGAATTCCGGCATGGCCTGCTTCGCATTCACGGCGATGGCGGATCTTGCGCGCCGCCGCGGTGAAACACAGTTTGTAGCCGAACTCGAAGCCTACACGGCCAAACTTCGCCAAGCCGTCAACGCTGTGTTCGACCAAGGCTGGTTTCTGCGGGGCTACACCGACAATGGCAAGCCGGTCGGCTCCTATGAAGAGGGCCGCCTTTTCATCAATGCCCAAAGCTGGTGTTCCCTGGCAAAATGCGGCACGCCCGAGCAGCGGAAAACCGCCCTCAAAAATGCCGTGGCCCGCTGCCACACCGACATCGGCCTGATGCTCATGAGCCTGCCTTACAGCGGCCCCGCACCCGAAGGCATTTCCGTCTGCGCCTTTCCCGATGGCGAAGGCGAGAACGCCGGGATTTGGCCGCAGACAATCTACTGGATGGTTTGGGCGCTGGCGGAAGAGGGCCTCGTTGAAGAGGCATTCAGCGAATGGATCTGCGGCACCTTGCGCAATCATTCCCGCCGTTTTCCGGAAGTTCCCTACGGCATCTTCAATGGCCCGGATTGTTTTTCCTCGAAGTGCGCGGGGGAACGCGAGGGCTGGACCCAGCTTGAACTCGTGGACCGCGCCCGCACGGTACCCATGAATCCCATGATCGCCTGGCAAGGCTTCGCGATGAAGAAAATCAACCGGGCGAAAAAGGCTCGCAGTATGGTGTAAAATCCAAAGCGGTGTCGCGCCTCCGGCTTGCCACCGCACTCCACATCGGACATGGCGATCCATGCCTGTTGGATTCACGCAGGCGTTTATTCCGAAACCAAGCCTGCAAGATAAGCCAGTACCTTGCTGTCGAACTGCAGCCCGGAGTCCATCGCGCGCGCCAGATAATCCGGCACTTCAGCGCGTCTGAGGAGCAGGACGCTGATTTCCTCGTCCTCGCCCAAGCCGGGGACCGGGTATATATTTTCA
Proteins encoded in this window:
- a CDS encoding response regulator, whose product is MGEAEDSGFVSKEELAHLLRELKQLHDERLEIKKVETLFKLVTDNIADLIAVVSPTGLRLWNNSAYQKTLGYDPEAMEGSYSLAEVHPDDMAMVQSVFEESIRTGMGRKIEYRIRHAKGDWVLLESVARVVANEKGDVECLVLVSRDITMRKKMEEELIKAKKIEAVSNLATGVGHEFDSILKNVVEHIRKARKNSAQKGRDFAADLEQAETAAMQAQQVVNRLMGLGGETDEVEKKELMVGPLLRGISEAVLANTLARCDLFIAPGIPSILVEQQGFIQALKNILTNSVESITSRSVIRITADVATFSLNSVNRPPQLAPGAYVNIEIRDQGKGIEQEHLARAFEPYFTTKEKAQGMGLTTALSIISRHKGTILIDSKPRVGTVVKIYIPVHGPVQARETVAAPQAAGREKRILLMDDEELVRNFIGTMLKQLGYQVMTAKDGGEAIRIYEEAIAMGQKFNAVILDLMVPNGMGGAEVIHSLRQIDPEVLAIASSGYTDQPAMMDPQPFGFTAVIAKPFNRDRLREVLSRVL
- the proS gene encoding proline--tRNA ligase, encoding MANDTAIKPTRSEDFPEWYQQAVAAADLAENSDVRGCMIIKPWGYGLWEQIQRPLDRMFKETGHDNAYFPLFIPLSYLQKEADHVAGFAKECAVVTHHRLETDASGRLVPKGELTEPLIVRPTSETIIGASFARWVQSYRDLPLLLNQWANVVRWEMRPRLFLRTTEFLWQEGHTAHETADEAREETEKMLGVYETFAKEYLALPVLTGEKSESERFPGANRTLCIEAMVQDRKAVQAGTSHDLGQNFAKAANIQFLSRDNKQEFAHTTSWGVSTRLIGTLVMAHGDDNGIILPPRVAPSQIVILPVIPKEPQRADILSACEQLAAELRAQNWHGEPLRVKVDAREKTGGTKSWDWIKKGVPLRVEIGPRDLASGSVFVGRRDREARDKQSLPRNEFVAKAAALLQEIQQGLYDRALAFRNENTRRIDSKEEFYAYFTPKNPEKPEIHGGFALAHWCGSLEVEEQLKNDLKVTIRCLPFDEKEPGACIFTGKPSKQRAVFGKSY
- a CDS encoding anthranilate synthase component I family protein → MNFGECSAALLRADLTDTVYLFGRPDFRLSGSWDDWGRLDEALKERTKSGPDCLHPPGAAVGYFSYDGDFDFAFYPELEPVSQDPLFPEEVERSQAALDEDWAGEPGLEEYCRMIEAAQEHIRSGDIYQANLARRFCRAVPDFDARRFFQALWQATGAPLSAYLECQDRILCSASPELFISLQGGRIRTQPIKGTRPRDRDSLRDRQNAFELATSPKEIAELIMITDLERNDLGAICEYGSVTAPSLLHCEAFSHVFHLISTVEGQLRGDVSPVQAVRACFPGGSITGAPKKRAREIIAQLEPFRRGFYTGAIGYFGFDGSAQFNIAIRTAEYHRGKLSFFAGSGITADSDPVLEFEETEHKARALCQAFSIYQARRPIPARKTGALP
- a CDS encoding aminotransferase class IV, with amino-acid sequence MSEKPRVELSDSGFRYGLGVFETVVVRKGVALFYESHLRNLITGAKSIGLPIDGADNHGAVPEGDGIWRWFLTSSGLNTMFEEGIDHVPANYTLDLSRLRVSSEAWDSRLKTLSYLLHYQARHETRYDETILLNEREEIASASMANVFWLQEGTLFTPDHSCGCRAGVVRHWVMENWRGELEQGRWAVEELEAADEIFVTNSRIGIMPVILWRGRNLRIGPDTETLRKLYHAEVEKQLSAASDTRAFKDINEPGLLEDEEP
- a CDS encoding PIN domain-containing protein is translated as MRTLLDINVVIALLDPDHAFHDRAHAWWAAHAKRGWASCPLTESGVVRIMSNRSYSRNAHFMPGDLISRLQKFAGQTNHEFWPDDLSIRDDAIFSAERIHSSRHLTDLYLLALAVKHGGKLATFDTGILVSAVRNAKAGNLSVI
- a CDS encoding pitrilysin family protein, which codes for MVSYDREAVGRSDFAFCHMPQVDSVSVGLWFRTGARYETPGLHGGAHFLEHMLFKGTARRNALQISQEIESKGGDLNAFTAEEMTCYYARLDADHLELVLDVLFDMLWKSNFPKEELERERGVILEEIRMYEDQPSSLVMEQLNQALWSGHGLGRPITGSPGSVSAMKRGDLMNFWRSHYSPETLVVSVAGGVTRERIHSLTKRYVNVSRTGSKFSAPVFKAPSRSRVALVSVPRPVQQCSLSLGVLAYPKGDKRRYALKLLSVMLGENMSSRLFQMVREKHGLAYSINSATAHFHETGAFYVQAGVDTPKLVKAMKLVAVELERITRKKPDEVELRRAKDYIIGQMKLHLESTTSRMMWMGESLVGLNVMLQPADVIRAIEEVTPSEVQAVARDLFRPGRMALAVVGPEVNDTLLKEAAKPLQDL